From the genome of Pseudomonadota bacterium, one region includes:
- the feoB gene encoding ferrous iron transport protein B → MRDSPHTPLTSQRAPETPWPHAAGAASGQGTPPARRSLAELESGALGVIAAVEGEQGFRQRLLELGLTPGTPVRAIRRAPLGDPLEAQLRGYNLSLRRAEARSIRVEPAEGAADANGPSGWAQAPAPCARALGPTTSDRDLLATVVAPTSLGAEPHRSPRPWRVLLAGNPNTGKTTLFNALTGGSARVGNYPGITVERLVGRCSLGAAGSVQLIDLPGTYSLNARSHEEQLALDDMLGRSDGQGRPDAVVVLLAARALERSLYLLLQVQELGIPVLGVVNMIDEAAIAGQAIDTVALATHLETPFVAICARSGAGLDQLRDALARLLLQRERQARAATAHWCWQPSAPVDHALETITATLAASAQPPHASSQRAYALWLLMSLREHDDLQGIGETTREATRRAQAALTAQGHDVALEAASARYACLDAHRDCFITRGPPRRRPLTPRVDAVLTHPVAGMAVFLLLLALVFTAIFDWAAPLMDGIDRLVGATANLLESWLPGSIAADLLANGVVRGVGSVIVFLPQIVILFFFLTLLEGSGYMSRAAFMMDRLMRALGLPGKAVVPLVSGFACAIPAIMATRTLESQRDRLLTMMVIPLISCSARLPIYTLLIGTLFPAEARVFGPISVGMLMMLTIYLLSLVLALGAAAVIGRLLGGSSRAPLLIELPPYRWPSARTVGLVLWQKSRLFLHTAGTVIVAASVVLWVLLTLPRPPVDARAPRPSAASTSAPQAGAAEPTQAAAGARGDRLQQSYAGRLGRLIEPLLAPLGFDWKIGIGLIGSLAAREVFVATMGLVYGVGHPDAESDSLRAALRRERRPNGHPVFTPLTGLSLIVFFMFAMQCLSTLAVVRQESRSWRLALLMMGYLTGLAYVASLLVYQGGRWLGFQ, encoded by the coding sequence ATCGCCGCCGTCGAGGGGGAGCAGGGCTTTCGCCAGCGCTTGCTCGAGCTCGGCCTGACCCCCGGCACGCCCGTGCGCGCCATTCGCCGCGCGCCGCTTGGCGATCCCCTCGAGGCGCAGCTGCGCGGCTACAACCTCTCGCTGCGGCGCGCCGAAGCGCGGTCGATCCGCGTCGAGCCCGCCGAGGGCGCGGCCGACGCCAACGGACCCTCCGGGTGGGCGCAGGCGCCCGCGCCCTGCGCCCGCGCCCTTGGACCCACCACCAGCGATCGCGACCTGCTGGCGACGGTGGTCGCGCCGACCAGCCTCGGCGCCGAACCTCACCGATCGCCGCGGCCATGGCGCGTGCTCCTAGCGGGCAATCCGAACACCGGCAAGACGACCCTGTTCAATGCCCTGACCGGCGGCTCGGCCCGTGTGGGTAACTACCCGGGGATCACCGTCGAACGGCTGGTTGGCCGCTGCAGCCTCGGCGCCGCCGGCAGCGTCCAGCTGATCGACCTGCCCGGCACCTACAGCTTGAACGCCCGCAGTCACGAGGAGCAGCTCGCGCTCGATGACATGCTCGGACGGAGCGACGGCCAGGGGCGACCCGACGCCGTCGTCGTGCTGCTCGCGGCGAGGGCCCTCGAGCGCAGCCTCTACCTGCTGCTGCAGGTGCAGGAGCTCGGTATCCCGGTGCTCGGCGTCGTCAACATGATCGACGAGGCCGCCATCGCCGGGCAGGCGATCGACACCGTGGCCCTCGCCACCCACCTCGAGACCCCCTTCGTGGCGATCTGCGCGCGCTCGGGAGCTGGCCTCGACCAGCTGCGGGACGCGCTCGCGCGGCTCCTGCTGCAACGCGAGCGCCAGGCGCGGGCGGCGACCGCGCACTGGTGCTGGCAGCCGTCGGCGCCCGTCGACCACGCCCTCGAGACGATCACGGCGACGCTCGCTGCCAGCGCGCAGCCTCCGCACGCCAGCAGCCAGCGCGCCTACGCGCTCTGGCTGCTGATGAGCCTGCGCGAGCACGACGACCTCCAGGGCATCGGCGAGACCACCCGCGAGGCCACACGGAGGGCCCAGGCCGCCCTCACCGCCCAGGGGCACGATGTCGCGCTCGAGGCAGCCAGCGCACGCTACGCCTGCCTCGACGCCCACCGCGATTGCTTCATCACCAGAGGGCCCCCCCGACGGCGCCCGCTGACCCCCCGTGTCGATGCCGTGCTGACCCATCCAGTGGCCGGCATGGCGGTCTTCCTGCTCCTGCTCGCGTTGGTCTTTACGGCGATCTTCGACTGGGCCGCTCCATTGATGGACGGCATCGATAGGCTGGTGGGCGCCACCGCCAACCTGCTCGAGTCCTGGCTGCCGGGCAGCATCGCTGCCGACCTGCTGGCCAATGGTGTGGTGCGCGGGGTCGGCTCGGTGATCGTCTTCCTGCCGCAGATCGTGATCCTCTTCTTCTTTCTGACCCTGCTCGAGGGCTCGGGTTACATGTCGCGCGCGGCCTTCATGATGGACCGCTTGATGCGCGCGCTCGGGCTACCCGGCAAGGCAGTGGTGCCGCTGGTCTCGGGCTTCGCCTGTGCCATTCCCGCCATCATGGCCACGCGAACCCTCGAGAGCCAGCGCGACCGCCTGCTGACGATGATGGTGATTCCGCTGATTAGCTGCTCGGCGCGTCTGCCGATCTACACGCTGCTGATCGGCACCCTCTTCCCCGCCGAAGCGCGCGTCTTCGGCCCGATCAGCGTCGGCATGCTGATGATGCTGACGATCTACCTGCTCTCGCTGGTGCTGGCCCTGGGCGCCGCCGCCGTCATCGGCCGCCTGCTCGGCGGGAGCTCCCGCGCGCCCTTGCTGATCGAGCTCCCCCCTTATCGCTGGCCCTCGGCGCGCACCGTGGGCCTCGTGCTTTGGCAGAAGTCGCGCCTCTTCCTGCACACCGCCGGCACGGTCATCGTCGCCGCCAGCGTCGTGCTCTGGGTGCTGCTGACGCTGCCACGCCCGCCAGTCGACGCCCGCGCGCCGCGGCCAAGCGCTGCCTCCACCAGCGCCCCGCAGGCCGGTGCCGCTGAGCCGACGCAGGCAGCGGCGGGTGCGCGCGGCGATCGCCTGCAACAAAGCTATGCCGGGCGCCTCGGGCGACTGATCGAACCACTCCTCGCGCCGCTCGGCTTCGACTGGAAGATCGGCATCGGGTTGATCGGCTCGCTGGCGGCACGCGAGGTCTTCGTGGCGACGATGGGCCTCGTCTACGGCGTCGGCCACCCCGACGCCGAGAGCGACTCGCTGCGCGCCGCGCTGCGGCGGGAGCGTCGCCCGAACGGCCACCCGGTCTTCACGCCGCTGACGGGCTTATCGCTGATCGTGTTCTTCATGTTCGCGATGCAATGCCTCTCGACCCTGGCCGTCGTCCGCCAGGAGTCGCGCTCCTGGCGCTTGGCGCTGCTGATGATGGGCTACCTGACGGGGCTGGCCTACGTGGCCTCGCTGCT